Genomic window (Candidatus Eisenbacteria bacterium):
ACCCACGGGCGCAGCATGTGGCGTGCGGCCGTCGATCTGGCCGCGCCGGACGTCTCGGTCTCGGCGCCCGATGGCGGCGAGGTTTGGAACGTGGGGAGCACACACAACGTGACGTGGGCGGCCACCGATCTGGCCGGCGTGTCGAGCGTCGACGTGGTGTTCGAGCCCGGTGGGGCCGGAACGCCGGTGGTGCTGGCCTCCGCGATCGCGAACTCCGGAACCTTCGCGTGGAGCATCACGCAGCTGCCCACCACCACCGCGCGAGTGCGCGTGATCGCGCGCGATCCGTCGACGAACGTCGGCGAAGACACGAGCGACGCTGACTTCACGCTCGCCGCGAGCGGCGTCGGAGTCGGCGATCCGACCCCGACGGCCGATGCTCTGCACCCGGTGCGATCGAATCCCGGCCGCGCGCCGTTCGAGATCCGTTTCGCGCTCGCGCACTCGGGCAACGCCAGCCTCGAACTCTTCGACGCGGCCGGACGGCGGGTGCGGGTGCTCGGTGCGGGGATGCGCGCAGCGGGCGAACACCTGCTTCGGTGGGACGGACGCGATGACGCAGGACGTGCGGTACGCGACGGGCTCTACTTCTACCGTCTGCGCTCGAACGGCTTCGAGCGCACCCTGCGGCTCGCGCTGATCCGATGACGCGACGCACGATGACGGCCGTCGTCCTTGCGACGGTCGTCGTCGGAGGCGTCGCGCTCGCGCGAGGTTCTGGTGTGGTTGATCCGGGCCGCAGAGCTGCCACCGTTCATCGCGGTGGCGATTCCCAATTCGCCGCGCCGCTCGTGGGAATACACTCCGGTGCCGGACGGGACTCGCGAAGGGGGCGGAGCCGCTGCGTTCGGTCGCTTCGTCATCGAACGCGTCAAGCCGGAGATCGATCGCGAGTATCGGTCGCTGCCCGATTCGGCGCATACCGGAATCGTCGGATCGTCGCTGGGCGGTATCGTCTCGCTCTATCTGGGGATCGAGCACCCCGAGACCTTCGGCATGGTCGGCTGCGTTTCCCCTGCCGCCTGGTGGGGAGGGCCAGAGCTGGTGCGTCGCACCGCCGCGCGCGCACGCCCCGGGCTTCGTGTCTGGATCGACATCGGAACGCGCGAGGGCGGACCGGCCGGCTGGGAGCTGACCCGCCGTGACGCGGAGGCCGTGTACCTCGCGCTGCTCGCCCGCGACTGCCGCGAAAACGTCGATGCGTGTTTCCTCGTCGACGAAGGCGCGCTCCATGACGAGCGCGCATGGGCAGCGCGGGTCCCGGCGCTGCTCCAGTTCCTGCTCGCCAGCCAGCCGCCCGCCTCGCAGTAGCCCGGTCTGCGGTTGAGCCACGGGTGCCGCTCGGCTAGATTGTCGGGGCCTGCGCCGTGTCGATCCCGCCGTCCCGCCGCACTCTCGGAGTCTCGAGCCCATGCCCAGCGTGTCCCTGCGTGACGTCACCAAGACCTACGGTCGCGGCACGTACGCCGTCGACCACGTGAGCTTCGAGATCGCGGACGGCGAGTTTCTGGTGCTCGTCGGCCCTTCCGGATGCGGCAAGTCCACGTTGCTGCGCATGATCGCTGGCCTCGAGGACATCAGCGCGGGCGAGATCCGCATTGGCGAGCGGGTGGTCAACGAAGTCGAGCCCAAGGACCGCGATGTGGCGATGGTGTTCCAGAACTACGCGCTCTACCCGCACATGTCCGTTCACGACAACATGGCGTTCGGACTGCGGCGTCGCAAGCTGCCGGAGCCCGAGGTGGAGCGACGGGTGAAGCAGTCCGCCGAACTGCTCGGCCTGACCGGCTACCTGCAACGCCGGCCGCGCGAGTTGTCGGGAGGCGAGCGACAGCGCGTCGCGCTGGGGCGCGCGATGGTGCGCGAGCCCAAGGTATTTCTCTACGACGAGCCGCTGTCGAACCTCGACGCCAAATTGCGCGTTCACATGCGCGCTGAACTCAAGCGCATCCACGCACGCGCACGCACCACCACGGTCTACGTCACGCACGACCAGGTCGAAGCCATGACGCTGGGCGAGCGGATCGCCGTGATGCGAAAGGGCGTGCTGCAGCAGATCGCGGATCCCTTCACGCTCTACAACCGTCCCACCAACCAGTTCGTCGCCGGTTTCATCGGCAGCCCGCCGATCAACTTCGTGGCGACCCGCGCGGCCGCCGATGGCCGCTCGCTCGAAGCGGAAGGGATTCGCTTCCCGCTATCGGCCGCACTCGCCGCCCGAGTCGAGCCGCTCAATGGCCGTGAAGTGACACTCGGCGTCCGCCCCGAGAACCTCGTGTTGAGCCCGACCGGCGACGGCATCAGCATTCCCGCCCGCGTCGAGGTGAGCGAGCCGCTCGGCAACGAAGTGCTCGTCCACTGGGCGACCTCGGTGGGAGAGCTGATCTCTCGCGTCCCGGGGCAGGTCTCGCCGACGCCGGGATCGAACGCGACGCTCCACGCCGGATACGAGCACCTGCATCTGTTCGATGCCGCGAGCGAGGCGTCGCTCGCGGCCCTCGAGCCGGCGCGCGCCTAGCGGCCGGCCTTCGCGATCCGGAACACCCGACCGGTTTCGGCCGGGAGTGAGACGCTCGCTCCGGGCTTCCACGTTTCGGTGGCACCCGTCATCGCGACTGTCGCAGTGACCGCGCCGCCCCGTGCAGTGAGGTCGAGCGGCATCTGCGCCGCCGCCTTGCTCGCGTTCAGCGCGATCACGAATGTGGCGTTCGCGTCGCTGCGCTCGAAGCCGTAGACCATTCCGGCCGCATGAAGCGTGCGGAAGGTTCCGGTACGAAGTGCCGGATTCGCG
Coding sequences:
- the ugpC gene encoding sn-glycerol-3-phosphate ABC transporter ATP-binding protein UgpC — its product is MPSVSLRDVTKTYGRGTYAVDHVSFEIADGEFLVLVGPSGCGKSTLLRMIAGLEDISAGEIRIGERVVNEVEPKDRDVAMVFQNYALYPHMSVHDNMAFGLRRRKLPEPEVERRVKQSAELLGLTGYLQRRPRELSGGERQRVALGRAMVREPKVFLYDEPLSNLDAKLRVHMRAELKRIHARARTTTVYVTHDQVEAMTLGERIAVMRKGVLQQIADPFTLYNRPTNQFVAGFIGSPPINFVATRAAADGRSLEAEGIRFPLSAALAARVEPLNGREVTLGVRPENLVLSPTGDGISIPARVEVSEPLGNEVLVHWATSVGELISRVPGQVSPTPGSNATLHAGYEHLHLFDAASEASLAALEPARA
- a CDS encoding alpha/beta hydrolase; the protein is MWLIRAAELPPFIAVAIPNSPRRSWEYTPVPDGTREGGGAAAFGRFVIERVKPEIDREYRSLPDSAHTGIVGSSLGGIVSLYLGIEHPETFGMVGCVSPAAWWGGPELVRRTAARARPGLRVWIDIGTREGGPAGWELTRRDAEAVYLALLARDCRENVDACFLVDEGALHDERAWAARVPALLQFLLASQPPASQ